The nucleotide sequence tacatgagTACATTCTttcataatatataaattaattaacttaaataattaaatattgaattaaattaattcattAAAGAACGAACTGACAAACAAACGAACCAACGAATGAATAATTAGCCAGTCCACTGAATAATTATTAAGCTTGCGATCATTTTTCGCTACATTACATCATTTTCGTTAGGttaactttaaataaacaaaacatgcttatagaaataatgaaaaaaatgttatggAAAGCGTTTGGTTTGCGAATAATTCTAGGAAAATTGTTAGTTCACCTTGCCTTCAgatttaataatgttatgttaATAGGAGTTTTTAGGTGTTCTGTTTTAAGAGTAGTGGATAATATCAACAGCAAAAATCCTTCGTTATATGATGTCTTGGTTTTTATTGTTTGCCTGATTAAATAGAAATTTAGAAGATTTCTGCATATCACTGCTTATTGTTGAATTTAGAAATCGCAAAAAAAGGTTAACGAAACAAAAACTTAAGCCGACTTACCCACGCTAAAGCTTCGGCAATGAAGAAGAAACAAATCAAATGTTTTGGCCCGATTATCGCTAAGAACACTTAATTCTGCACAATCGACAAATGTTTCGTTGATTTTGGACAGTGTTTAATTTACCGAAGATTATCAAATGTATGCGTTAGAAGATGTATAATTGTTATcaaaggtggttagcgtgtggctatgatattaattagtgaaaaaatcattttgaatgataaattatcatattataacgaaaagtcaacttttctggaaaaaaaattcactatcaaatatatatataacaatgtatcACACTCGAAATCACCAAAAACGGGGTGCAAATCTTTGAACAGCcattaattcatcaattttgcagcgattttcacgatattTGCCTAATTCTATGTGTATAGAAggtattattttatgctttccggtggtttaaaaggaattatctttgaaataaaatgtatatttcactgtttcaaacagtgaaaaatatctgtgaaaaatatcgatatttatcactgttttactgtgaaattacgtcattttttaacgaaatgacgtcatcattccagcgaaattcttcagttaaactcttttaaattgtcaaaacaaGGTAAATAAAgcaaaaagtaaaaagaaaatttgttggattctgtggaatattgatttgtattcactcgtgatcataagcaaattattttctatgataactcatgaattaaaagcgatattccaccgaatccaacagaTATCCTTTATTTATTTCACTTTGTAGATGCtcattccaaaaaaaaaacactactgaaaacaacaaaacattttgtaGACTAGTTTATTATGAAGTATTGTATATACAATAGCGATAGCCATTTATCACGTGACCTTTTTTGCATGGCTACAAAACACTTATAAAAACCAGAGTAACTAAGCTTCATCGATTACGCTGTACCGTTTTAATTTTCCTTTTTAGAGTGAGAAAATAGTATAAATGCTTTATGTCACTGCTAACtttgataaatataataaacagTGGCGTTTAGCCGAGGCAGTTTCTTAGGTCATTCTATGGGGgtccatgcccccccccccttacacccggaattttttttatacctagaacgtctctggtgcgttttaaaggccatttaaccCACATTcaatacctaaattatcggaatcgtggacgctacatatgatcgtttagtatcaataaagttaacaaaatacAAGTTTATTGTCTATTTTAGATTTTgttaccataaacggtgtttgaagtgacaattATGTAACAACCCTAACTACAGAAAATAGTCATATATTTCAgttgaagtcagatagaaaaagaagaaaaaatgagacgcagCTCTTTCATTCAAGCCataatatgtatatggataatagcatgtgctttttatatttattattgatatactagttcagacaagttcaccgtgaaaCAATTCATGGACGATTTTTTACCATTTAAAGCTTGAACGCACCATAGGGCtctttaaaaaaaggttttaataCATTAAATCAATAGCGTTTTCAATCATTagcacatataaaaaggatcattgatggaagttatttggaaaaaaacggACTTACTGGGGTTCGAACCAatgcagtgacaatataatagtggtcAATGGATCTAGAGTCTGACTCGTTACCGATTGCGTCACAAGGACATATTGATAatcatgaggagtacaaatatttgacttaaatcagtaaagttttgGCCATTGTGTTTCAATTTCCTtgtgtaaaattttgttttagcactgcgtcatcattttctgtcagttctATCATAAactacattgactattaaaaagaaaaaacttgaacttatttatataaaaaaagtttaatacgcgggatatcataatttgaaaattctaatgtaaacaaagattcttaccacccGAAACGGTCCGGATttaactcgacgccggccataaagaggagaataccaataaagccgaaaacgccaacAACCCGAAGTTtgtctaggtccaaaatagacTCAGACatggccgtaaaacacccgattctagctcagtacgttccgatgtccaccatgaatatagcatcgaagtgtacagtgcgacgcttggTTTAATATAaggattttccaaatcattttgccGAGCCATTTCGGCAtcaattgttattaaattaaaataagtatctgcctcaacatgaacctattgtactcaatgataatatttgtttgtgattaTCATAGTGCCTAAATTCCATTAAATTGCtttaatttcttatatagattttattctttgacatttattttcctctttttccttgtaatctcaacattgctctgcaaattttagccgaggcaactgcctcggtgtgcctcagcgtggctacgactaAATAATATGCAATTTCTACGGTCTCGGCATTTTGAGCAGCATCGCTGTTTTTAGAGCTTTTTTAGAATAGGAGAAACTGGTTTGGATGAATAGTTACGCATTATTACGATGCATCAAATATTTCAGCTATGGCGAAACCGGAGTTGACGTCACGACAGACGCGCGGGTACTATTTGACGCGGTGCGACAAGGCAAAAATCACCTTGTGCGATTCATCCTCGAGGCTTCATCTGTTGACATCGTGAACTCCAGAGATCTTCATGGAAAAACACCCCTTATGGCGTGTTGTTATACAAAAGTGAGTAATACATTCTATTGATAGGTTTTTGTTTTGGCGCTGAGTGTTTTCCAAACGTTTGCAAATTGTGTTCTGTTGTTGCAATACTTTATATTTCCTAACCTCTTGCTGGATTTTTCACTAGAGTGTCGTAACTATACTTTCTCTTTAAATAATGATTCTGGAGTGccattatttttgtataaagCCGTGTCTTTTGACAGAAACTTCGTTACCAATCTAGCTAGATTTATTTGCAAAGTAATCGTTACACAATCATAAAGTGGATTAATGTGCATTAGCAGAAAATTGATGGTTCATATGACCCATTTATTGATAACGATCAATCTGCAGAATGTTTAGTTTGTTTGTTCGCTCCATTTAATTAATTGGCTTATAAAGTAATCGTATAATTATATAGGACAAAATGAGCCAACTAATGGTGAGTTATGCTTGTTAACTTTTGCATTTGGTTTCAACTGAAGCCGCTTGAGACCTGCAAAGAAAGTTATATACTTTTCAAACGAATGCATAATATTTACATCAGAGAAATCAAAATAATTCATTCACTCTGTATCTATTGCCTTAATGAAAAGCTTTTTTACGAAACCAACAGTTTCAGTCTCGCCAAGGCgcaacttttgttatttttttttttaaatgtagcgTAATTCAAAACAAAGTCACTCAATTTTCAGATCactttttatttgatttcaactgttaaacttatttatttaatctTCGTTTTTAATGTCATACGTAGGGCTGACATGGACAATTTAAGATTCAGATTGCCTACATATTTCGAACAAATTACCCAAGTCCGAAACTGAACTGACTGCAAAAAATGTCCTTGCTTTTCTACGGTAGTAATATATAATAGCATAGAAACCCAAATCAGTTAATACATTCAACGAGTACATTTCTGTCAACCGTACGGGAAAAAAACACTTCATGTACTAATTATCAAGATATGGGATATCCATTAATATCATTTGGATATGAGATACCAATTAGTGCAACGGAATTACCGTGAACCTAATTGAACTCCGACCTGGTGTGTTTGACGTATTCATGAATTAGAAGATAAATATATATGTGCATGTACTAACAGGAGAATTTACGCACAAATTAacctaaaatgtattttatattttgcatgttatTTTAGTTTGGTAATGCTTTGCAAATGTTTCTATTCAATGGAAAAAGCATTAAAGTAACGGGTAACATTTCGAAGGATAGAGAGCATACCATAATTTTACAATCGTATTCCTTACTAATGATATTTGAATTCAAAAAGCATTTCTCCGTCATTCAGATGaccgcatatatatatatttactccTGCATATGCCTGCATGATTTTGTACTGTATGCACTGTATGTCAATAAACCAAACTTGCAGCAGATAAACAATGGCCTTTTTTGAAGTTAGAAGCTATGtgcatatttgtattttttgtattttttctgcTATTTCGATggtaatattttcataattaatggATTCCAGTATTGTTGCGTGGttaaattttttttatctttgttaaATTCTACATTTTAGTTAgtgcaaataataatatatagcctttatattttaatacattCATACATCAATGTCAATTAGGTACAAGGTCAGTCCGTTGCACTAATTGGTATCTCACTTCCAGCAGATAATAATGGTTAACTTATATTGCTAATGTGTACATAACGTGTTTATTTTCCAGTATTGACTATAGAAATATACTCGCTTAGGGACgaagataacaaaaataaaacgattttttCTTTAATGACTGATTTCGTGGAAAAAATGACTGTCTGCTTTTTTACATGCATTCAGACATTAAGTAAAAGATTACGGATGCGGACATATAGACATAACTTAACATCATTATACAATTCCGAGAACAACTTTCGTCGATAAGATCGGTAATTGAAATGGCTTAAGTTCAATTTATACAAGTTATTTTCTTCAGTTCTCTGAAAATTTTCTTGCGAAGATTAGTAGATAAGGAATCTGCAGTTGTGTGGTATCGATTACTGATTTGCGTCATTCTAAGAAAAAGCCATTGCCCGTACCAGGAATAACAAGACAATATCACATATCATGACGTATAAGATATATACTATCTACGATTATTGGAATACAGGTATAATACTGTGATAATTAATGAGTATAAACAGTCTCAAAACGAACTCGTAAAATCGCAAATTCCAGAATTTATTTATAGAATAACAACAATACAACTATCATTTCAATGGCAGATTATAATGTTTATGGGAATTGTGCCGAGGCTCATTACGAAAGGGGTGAGGGGGTCGACAAGGAATACCTTACCAGAAGAAATATAATAATGTGTTTCTACTTTTAAATTCAAGTTACTTTTAAAAGATATATGTGTTTACATAAAATAGGCAATCTTACGCATGTGTATACGAAAGTATTTTAAGAATTCattctttaaagggggcatatATTTGGTAGGTGTGGGGGTTTACTTTGTGTCGGGGGAGGGGACTAATGAATGCCCTTAATTAGAAAATGTGCATTTTGGAAAGTCTGCTTGTCAAACTTGACTGTTTGTAATATTGTCATTATTGAAAGTCTTGACGATTTTATGCATGCTTCCTTTCGTTACGTTCTTCCTGCAAAttttgtaacatagatttaatctTAAACATGACAACAATTTAACATCGACGTTTCGAACACAACAAGTTATGATgaagtattatcattattatggtatttattatattgaagctaaatataatgttatatgtaTGTAATAAAGTGTTTTCTGCAGAGTGTATATCAGTGTTATAGTAATTTTATTGCAATATGATTAAACTTAACATAAGAAAACAACATTTCAACAGATGTGGATCCGGTCCGGATTACAATTATTTtcggtttcttttttttttttttcataaatatgaaaCACTTGATTTCACATAAAAATATAAAGCTGATACATGAATTTTACAATCTTAAGAAATGTTCGTTAGTTGCCATTTGATgcgttttaaatataatttgaaaacaaaagtttacttTATTAATTTTTCAGCTGTATGAATTTGAAACATTGTCGATTTTGCAGGAGGAAGGTGCGCGTGATAACACCGTTCGTCTGCTTCTACGTCACGGAACTGACGTCAATTTGACCGACGACTGCGGACGCACCGCCCTTAGCTACGTCTGCGAGCGACGTTGCAATGACATCTTGCGTATTCTAATCAAAGAGCATAACATAGATCCGGACATAACTGACACAAATGGTAAGTTAGCACGTACGATTATTGATTACAAAAAGGTAAAAGGTACATTTGGCGTTATGTTAACCGATTTAATAAACAGAAGGCGAAAACATATGCTCCTTTAGCTGCTGCAGATGATGATGGCGATGCTggtaaagatgatgatgatgatgttgatgctgcGGCTGCTGGGGCTATacgatggtgataatgatgatgatgatgatgatgatgatgatgatgatggtggtggtggtggtggtggtggtggtggtggtggtgatgatgatgatgatgatgatgatgatgatgatgatgatgatgatgatgatgatgatgatgatgatggcaggCCCAATGATAAACGACGTTAATCCCGTTTAAATATCTATTTTATGACTTTCATTACCCATGTATATGtgataatatcatatatatatatatatatatatatatatatatatatatatatatatatatatatatatatatatatatatatatatatattgtgtaatcCGTTACACATAAAGATAGGGTTTAGATAGGGTATAAAGCCTCTGTATACTTAGTGACGTTCATAATATTCCGGTTTTTTTATTACTTAGGTGGAATAACGACAAAACATAACCGACATAAGAAAATTTCATTTAATTGTCCGCATCtgttttcactttaaaaaataaataaaataaacaattctaTAAAGCAAACATATGACAAAGAAGCTTTCAAATATTTTGGATGGTCCTTTAAATCATAAAATCAGTTTTTAAGAGATTGATCAATATAGACCATtgtggtttagttttgtgttggTTAATGGCGAAAATGGACTGGAACCGCAACGGAGAGGGTGTGTTTTTGGAGTTATATATCAGAGAGGTTACTGAACCGCTTTTACATCGTGATTGTTATAGAATGCATCTTTAACCTGATATTGACTCATATGAATGAATACATCAAAGATACGTTATGATGAAACGTTACGTTACAAGAAAGAAAAAGATTTTGCACACTTTTGATgcaacatttattgcccaatattaatgaaacttggtatgaccATTAATTTTAATGCTTGATATACAATTTCTTGTCTTAATGAGAAAAATATTAATCGAGGCTTTTGAAAAAATGGCTTACATAAGATGGTCAGTGCCCTAATCTGGAAAAAGTAACACCATTTAAACAATATAGAAATTACATTTGTAATCCATTCATCATTTAACatgctaaattttattttttactactaGCAGTTAAAATGCAGTTGTAAACAAACGATCAGGATgatctattgtttcaatataataTCACATTCATTAACCAACTATGAACCGTTTAGTACGTTGGCATACACTTTATTAGTGGGAAGGACTTTTCATGTATTAAATTGTGaattattgcatattttgatTGAACCAAAATAATCAATCAGGAATGTTAATGTGGCTATTCATGATATCGAGTCAAATATCAATCAGGCATGTTAATGTGGTTATTAATGATATCGAGTCAAATATCAATCAGGCATGTTAATGTGGTTATTCATGATATCGAGTCAAATATCGATCAGGCATGTTAATGTGGTTATTCATGATATCGAGTCAAATGCCAATCAAAcgtgtgagtatatatatagacgTGTTTATTTTGGTCCAGTAGGTTTATCACTCATATGTTCTCTTTGACTGGCGCTTTTGCGCAACGGACTGGATCTTGAAAGAGTCATGTTGCTCAAGGgccaataaatacaaaacaacaccGGTTACgtgaattttattttcatttttgctaTTTACAAAAGATGATTCTACCAAAAAAGTCCAAAACaatatcaaatttattttataacagcaTTAGTACTGCCGCGTACATTGAACTTATGCTGATAGAGTTCAGAAGTATTAACATAACGTTGGAGACCTACATGGGTAATTACTAACGGTCTATATAGCCAGAGGAATAAATCTCTCTGCGTGATTAAAAGCATTCGCGATAACAAACGATCAGTATTCGTTTGACACTATGAACATATATCGCGGATATGGACTCAAGGCTATAAACAACAAGTTTTAtcgatattttattaattaaattgacaAGGCCGTTGGCACATCATTTAAACACATTAATAGATGTTCATGTTGGCATTTAGTCGCATGAGATTAATCATTATGCCGCAGCGTTATATGAAGCATTAAATGTGTTACCTTTCAAACTAACGTTTAATGATATATAGTACAAAAGGTATATTCCTGTTTGTGGAATTAACGGCACCTGCATTTTTCCTTGAGCACGTGTAATTACGACATTCAAATGTGGTTAGCATTCTGTAATATATATGACCTTTGTCTTGAATGAAACTCgagaacaaaataaataactaaaataagCGTTACTTCAtctaatttttgtttttgaaaacttGCACGATAAATTCTTCTTTTACCCAAAAGTTACATTTTGATTTCGTTACAAACACTTTTGAAGATTACAAATAAAGTTACGATGATAAGTGACTGTACTAACGTGCATTTAAAAGAGCTGGCGGTAAAAACAAGCTCatcttttataattattttcgGTGAATCTCATTATTTTACCAGGTTCGTGCTTCTAACCATTGTCGTCTcgatttttatatttgtgttataatgttttaataataattgagtGAGAACAAGTGTTCAGTATATTTTCTTTGGAATAAATTGCTTAACAAAGGGTCGGCGGTAGCGGTAGCGGTGATATGCGATTTAGCTTGAGTTTCTTTATGTTGTTTACAACCCCGTGGGTTGTCGAATCTGAAGTGATTTCAAATTGGTCATCTTTCATCACATTTCGATCACACGTTTTGTGCTACATAAAATCGTTTGAGATGCCATAGATTATCACGCTCCACATTGGGGACAATAGGATAATATTTTTAATCAATAGACGTTTTAAGCCTATATTTATTTGATCCGTTTAAATTATACATGTTGATGATGACGTTGATACGCTGATATTGAGGTGacaattattttaagttatttgttCACGAAATGTGTTACGTGCGCGCGTATGGGTCTTTTAAGAATTGTATGCGCGCACGTGAGACCTGCAAGCACGCAAAGAAAAATGTATCCGATATTCTGCGCCTACGTACGTTAATGaattaaaatagtttcttattCTCAGATGCATGCATTACTTTAAGTCTGAGATTTGAATCAGCCAGTGATCACTCGGCAGACAATTAAATTCTCAGCACAAGACGTAATTATCTTACTGGCGGCAATCTCACCGAAGATTTCAATTATCACGAAACAATCACGCTTAATTAGAACAAAATGCGACGCAGTCCATCTTTTTTTCAATAACTGTATCTTCTCCCGTAATTACCAGACGCAAATGGAAAGACTGGTACAGAAAAATCACTCCGAGCCGTAAATTAAATTGCGTGATGCTTTTGTTTTGCAGGCAACACGCCACTTATTTACAGCGCGATGGTGGGCAACGACATAGCCTGTGATATTCTCATACGTCACTTCCGGCGCCTTGGGTTGAACGTGGACGCCAAAAACAACGAAGGCTTCACCGCCTTACTCATGGCCGCTAAGCACGGGAACATCACGTGCGCGCAGATTCTCCTGGGCCAAGGGAAAGCGTCGCTGTACAACCGCGACAACAAAGTGGGCTTAACGGTGGAACAATGGCTTGCCAAGAAGGGTTTCACGGTGCAGGACATATCTCCGGTGAGACACGATGGCAAAGGAAGGTCTCGCTTCGTAAAACTCGCAAACATCGCCGCAATCTGCACGGGCCCGAAGAAGCCTCTGGTGCCGCAACCGGCGTTCGGTGACATCGACTTCGCTCTGCATAACTTTCACATGCATCACCATGAAGACGAGGAAGACCATTATACTTCCGACGCGACCACCGGCACCGACGTCTCGTTGGACCGCTTTATGCCCCGATATAACGACCTTGACATGGATTACGCTCCCAAGCATTATCAGGTGTTCCCCTACCAAAAGAGTCGCCCGAAACTCAAAACGCAGGCAACCCAGACGACATGCGataacgacgacgacgaagactaTAGCGAAGGACCGGACCCTGAGCCTGAAC is from Dreissena polymorpha isolate Duluth1 chromosome 14, UMN_Dpol_1.0, whole genome shotgun sequence and encodes:
- the LOC127858862 gene encoding uncharacterized protein LOC127858862 isoform X1, which encodes MFGQCYPGTSLRMLVGADVNPFSERRNSSLSIRKPQGLRRRYGETGVDVTTDARVLFDAVRQGKNHLVRFILEASSVDIVNSRDLHGKTPLMACCYTKDKMSQLMEEGARDNTVRLLLRHGTDVNLTDDCGRTALSYVCERRCNDILRILIKEHNIDPDITDTNGNTPLIYSAMVGNDIACDILIRHFRRLGLNVDAKNNEGFTALLMAAKHGNITCAQILLGQGKASLYNRDNKVGLTVEQWLAKKGFTVQDISPVRHDGKGRSRFVKLANIAAICTGPKKPLVPQPAFGDIDFALHNFHMHHHEDEEDHYTSDATTGTDVSLDRFMPRYNDLDMDYAPKHYQVFPYQKSRPKLKTQATQTTCDNDDDEDYSEGPDPEPEPSMMPRCQTELTNIDNESVIKLKQKNGDCSRPSKGIKESFGVPHSVAKSDAAAKRYALPDIEQKALIARGDDGNAKIKQRKNSLDVLPEKIIASIDLGDGRRHSIQLHADSIRNKMYWTPAKGNDSDEGELRPLEFDRHHLSDSEASATDEGPIF
- the LOC127858862 gene encoding uncharacterized protein LOC127858862 isoform X2, with product MFGQCYPGTSLRMLVGADVNPFSERRNSSLSIRKPQGLRRRYGETGVDVTTDARVLFDAVRQGKNHLVRFILEASSVDIVNSRDLHGKTPLMACCYTKEEGARDNTVRLLLRHGTDVNLTDDCGRTALSYVCERRCNDILRILIKEHNIDPDITDTNGNTPLIYSAMVGNDIACDILIRHFRRLGLNVDAKNNEGFTALLMAAKHGNITCAQILLGQGKASLYNRDNKVGLTVEQWLAKKGFTVQDISPVRHDGKGRSRFVKLANIAAICTGPKKPLVPQPAFGDIDFALHNFHMHHHEDEEDHYTSDATTGTDVSLDRFMPRYNDLDMDYAPKHYQVFPYQKSRPKLKTQATQTTCDNDDDEDYSEGPDPEPEPSMMPRCQTELTNIDNESVIKLKQKNGDCSRPSKGIKESFGVPHSVAKSDAAAKRYALPDIEQKALIARGDDGNAKIKQRKNSLDVLPEKIIASIDLGDGRRHSIQLHADSIRNKMYWTPAKGNDSDEGELRPLEFDRHHLSDSEASATDEGPIF